In the genome of Crassostrea angulata isolate pt1a10 chromosome 6, ASM2561291v2, whole genome shotgun sequence, the window ATTTTACATTTACTATGTcaataaaacataattacaatgaacacaattctttgaaaaatgtttttatgcagCTATCaaaaaacagtttttgttaaagaactatatatgataagagctAAATTTGGCCCCCACAATTCGCCATTTTGTAAGTGTTTCGGTTACAATGAAatgttaacttattttttagaagagttgatataaaatatatttttcatctatttatttgatttatttgcactcactggcagtatgtGACGCCAGaggtgacgctatttctataagtcaatcaaaatcagccaaaaattgacatttttcttatctatatacgaatgggaaatatagagcgcatgcttgaacaaggaaaacttttttgtcacttattagtcttggctagattcatatctgattaaaatattttgtttgttcaagcatgcgctctatgttttcggaaggaaaacctgcttgaaaacaagcagttttatgctaaaaatgcaaaaagggcgggaaaaggttgtctttacaatgtcatatttctaaattgtgggcacttgaaccaaaatgaatattatgtaaacacatcacatacatatttgtactaagaaaataaagaattatagcaaaatgataatgttcattttggggggccattttaggcccttatcatatatggtcctttcaattaaattgaacaAGTACAATGTTTTGGGAACAGACTTAATAATAATTGTTCAGTTAAACTACGTATTGTTTTCTAAATAATGTATTATAGCATTCTGTTATGTTCATGCAGGTTTTACTGATAAGTGTTCCGTACatttaagttttgaacttttttatttgtaacAGCCATTTGTATTCTCAGTACGTTGTAGTAAATGCTGTTAAATATAGACTTAATTTAAAACACTGCTGTGATGTCAATTATTTGTTCCAGCAAAATACGATGTTAATAATGTAATATTTGGTGAAATACCTCTAAATCAGGGTAACAAAgttgtaaactttataattttgtataccaaacagaatatttttaactgtttgaaacaaaaaaagatcCCTCACTTAAAGGGACTATTACAACAtatctatttcaaatataaGATTGAAAGAtacatatcaattaaatcatgtgaaatgttaaaatttgacaaacaatggtcaaactggaaaaatatttttgaaatttaattctcCTGTAAACAATTAGAATGTGTTTCTGATATTTATGTGTGCAAGTGTATGAAAGGGTGTGTGAGTGCCAATAAATATTTGCTTTGTCTTTTTGAATTCCttgtaataattatgaaaatgacaataaaaatttaataataaaaaaaaaatacgatagAGATACGATAAAGATTTCTTTATATTAAGATAgctaaaacaaatacatgtaataatgtaaCGCAAACATAGtttatatattctaaatctGCTCCAAGTGTGAAGATACAGTGTAcatttatctacatgtactatcaaGAGACTTTTAAGAAACttatattttaagttttgcCATAAATAAAGTTCAAACAGTTTTTATGACAATAATCATAAAGACACATCGACCATTGCATAATGACACGTTCTGCACcttctgttgataaaatcaAACACAATGTCATGGACTATACCGATAATAAGCTTGGTAAATTGTTATCTAAAAATGGCATACTTAAAAATGGAGGCAATGATGTTTATATGCGTTATGGTTTGGTCAGTAAGTCCTAGTAAGTACCTCGATTGATTAAATCCTTCTCTAAATAAGAATCTTAAATTTCCGAATATCACTtaatataataaacaatttgtaaaaatagtatttttactTGCGTTGAGTTTACAGCGCACCTGCCGACGAATGTCCCCACAATCTAGGTAAAAGTGACTTGTATACATACGGAAATTTCTGCCTGAAAGTGCATTATGGGAATTATGACTGGGTTGACGCCAGACATCAATGTCAAAAAGAGGGCGGTGACCTCATTCAGATCCGGGATTCTGGGATGCAgcagttcctccagagagttctatcaggtcaaaggtcagaGGACACCGGGTTCTGGATCGGGGCCAGCGACAGCGAATCAGAGTCCCACTGGGAATGGGTGGCGGGTAACGTTCTTAACTATTATAATACTGTCTGTAAATTTATTAAACCATATTTTATCTATCAAAGAGAAATGACAAAGGCATGTGCTTGCAATAATTCATTGATATAAACAGAAATCAAGGTATACTGATAGTACTTAAAAGCGCTAACCTAGTTAGCTTGGTTCTAAAGGAAATTCACTTTGTGCAAGCTTAGTTAAAAAGAATCGATTtgaatattcaatatttcagCTTCGTTATGCGCAATATAATTCCTTATCAGTTCGTGGCAGCCCCTGCAGCgatgtacgtaagccccgcacattagattcacaatagcccgaaTAACAATAGCCCGTGCAATTATGCGCGTAAACCCCTGAAACGAGTtctctgatatacatgtaattatatttctgctcatagggggcggttattcgatgcacgGGAAgcagaagtctaacgacaataaagcgctgagctatgcttagcgctttaaaagcATTCCTTTTTGGAATGTCTATATTATAAATGacattttctaaattttatttaagtatttggAATGATAAATGTCGGACTTTATGATATTCTCTTAACTTTTTCACTGCATTGGATTATGTGATTGCGAAGAAGTGACAGTAGTCATGTAGATGATTTTGGATTATGCTTTATagttctgaatttaaaaaaaaattaacaacacaTGTATGTGAAAAAATTGCAGttcaaaataaactttttacagGTGACCCAAAGATGACCTACAGTCATTGGAGTTCGGGTCAGGGACCGTCTTGGAATGGATTTTTATTCTCCGATGGAGGGCATGAAGACTGCGCTTTAATGAAAATACACGATGGATTCCGATGGCACGACTATGAGTGCAGCCTTTTCTTGTACCACTACTCTTTCATTTGTCAACATGGTAATAAGTTCTTTTGTTTATTGGCAAAATTAATTGCAATTGCCAGCAAAATAACTATTAATGCGGATTAAACAAGATGGTTCAAACCTTGTAGAATAATTTTCTGAAAGCTGTGCTTTtctataaaaaatcaattgtaaTTCATATACAGCACTAAACTGACTGACAAATCTACGCGACCTATcgaaataatgattttaaaacgcATTAAAActgctttaaaaatctttgttttgctttagagtagatacatgtatgataaataatttcaaCATGGTTCATTTATGTCCTCTTTGTACTTTAGTTGTTTGACTTTGCGTGGATTATTTCTTGATTAATCACCACTAACATTTACCTGACATTAAAAACACAGGCTGCATGGACTTGTAACAGTTAAAGATTAATCCAGACCTTCATGTAGTTGTAGTTACTGTATTATggtaatcttaaaaaaatcacatataCACAGCGCATGAAAAAATGGCTCTTTCGTCACTGTAACAATTTTATTGGCAATATTTAAGGAATCGTTCTTTGAGTATAATGAGGTCATAATTTTAGTCGGGCGTGATCATATTCGATAAAGCCCTTCGgtctttatgatagatttgatcacgcccagACCGAAATTATaacctcataatatttaaagaatgattccttattacttatatttataaaattttctgcAATGGTACGATTAGATATTAGAATATTAATTATGCAAACCCTGCTTGCGCCCAAACAATACGCAATTTGAATCTATTAAACTGTAAAGTACAAAATCGATTTGTGCATGTAGTGTTATTACAGACAAAAATTTGaagaatgaaaatattatttttttacgcatataatactttttaaacccccttttttatataaaactttaatttcgcATATAATTTGACATAAAATCTACACACCCAGCTGCACCATGAAACAACAACTGAAGAAACAGTAGGACCCATCATTGGTTAAGAACAGGTGTATTGATACCGAGACGTGTCTAATATCATAAAATAGAATAAATTGGTTTTCTCAATTTGCTTCATAAGACTTTGAGTTTGATATTAAGTTAATGtatgaatgatatttttgtcgTCTTATTTATTCGGGGAAATAAGCAGCAAAAAAGTTCTATAAAATCATCCCATTTGGAAAAGAGTTATATTTCTTTCAATGATGAACAAATGTTAGGATTTATTgtgttaaatttcttttaaaagtttgcTAAATGGAACAAATCAATATTGTGTTCCGATGGgggccttcgcaacttcgcactctcgccgtcgcaacttcgcacttttgccatcgatttttttttttgcattcagcaagtctcggtcgactACATAGAATTTGATGTAGGAACCGatctcgccaaggttttccgattaatccatgattTTATTGGtgcgcatgcgctaggccatcgtgcttactatgaatgtttacaagcttatcttttaaaaagattggtgagcttgCGCTGTGgccatcataaaacacagaagcagatttctaaaacattggttaaaatttctgaatcgattaattaacaataggaaggcacagtggtgtGAAATTGTGCTGGAGTGAggtctcaatttagaattgATTGTAAATCTTGAGTGGGCTTCGcatcggcaatggcatagctcactgactgtgccttaatcattatgtatctactgtaatttcaatttcgagatgaacattttcaagaaccattggtactgttttgtagcaatcgtttcttctcgggcctttccggcaagttcggaaaacatatccgaagttattttccgagcttgaaggaatttaagataaagctagctatttattataatattgaaaataatttgtattataagacctaagctactgttactttatgacatttacaataaaacacaaaacttcatgtgaagatgataaaatgaaattcaaatggtacagtttatccaaagtagtacagtattcccagaatcccctactatggagtcgagcatgcgtatcccagtgaaaaagactaacgtagttgctagcgctcgatAGCGCTAGCAATAAAtatgctggctatgcctaatcattatatactcaaaataaaatgtaatgtccgccataatgtgtacataagcatttccagactcctgtcacttataccagctgtctgtttaccgtgggtCAAACACAGTagcattctaatttcattatgcgacattCCTTGcccatgcatggatctagagatAAGAAggggtccggaccccccccccccctcggaaaattcaatattaataatttcacagtaaggggggagggggtaacGAATGCCAGTAATGAGGActggatggtcgtggccatttttagactattgtcatgttgtaaattttgaatttaccgggtggcagtaaatacaaaatttacaacatgacaaattttgaaaataccgggtggcagtaattacaaaatttacaacatgacaagttgttatgttgtaaattttgtatttactgccacctggtaaattcaaaatttacaacatgacactatttaaatttaaaaaatattgatctcCATAAGAAGAGGAAACCTTTACatgcttgaaatattgactgttccTTCAGTCTAACGTTCTTATCGATAAtgttatttttctgcaatgcgaGCAATTTTCATACCCTGGTAATCattagaaaggcatttttattgtttaaatgtattttataattcttTCAACGATATATGGAAACGTTTAATCATACTGTCACAATCcatatcttttaaaaaccaTTAATTCATAAAACATATAATTCACTTTTCTTTCCATTCAGTGCATTTCCCCCCATTTCTTACTATTGGaaaattttttcattcattttccgATACACAGGGGCACCACTAAACGAAATGCTACTAGCAAATATAAAACGTTATTGAGTGATATAAACAACACAGATGAATGAGTGGTATAAATTGTacatttgcaaatttttaacaaattatttataatgattattttataatttattttattgagtaaatttgtttttttaaatcttctaaTTGAAGGCAAACCTAACCTATCGATAATGTCAAGAAGTATAACTTCACAACTAAGAAGGATAACTCTAaattttaaggggggggggggggggcaaatgcgcaaaatgaaatatacaaaaacGTCTGCTAAAATTGCTTTGTTCAATTACCGttaaaacaggcactatttatataatgttaatgtatATCCGGAGCCAGAGTAATCAACGTgttaaaattctaaattaaatCACTCCGCGTTTTAATAACATGTACTTGTTTCTTTATTGTTAATTCTTGGTATTTACAATACATTTAGCTTTAACATACAATATctctgtttaaaattgaattataaacattgaCAGTATAATTTTTTTGCTTACCgtcaaatgaatctaaaaaccACATCGCaaactttttatataaaagccGATTTGCGATGCGATTTTAAGATTCATTTCTCAATGAACAGAAAAATTACACAGTCAATCCTGTAATAAACTTAATATCTTTTTCAATAATTAAACAGATTCAGTACATCTATATAACCTGTATGAAACGACAACTGAAGAAACAGTAGGACCAGTCATCGGTTAACAACAAGAGTATGGAGTCGTGTCTGTtttgtgaaattaaataaaggACATTGGTTATTTCAATTTGCTTTATTTGGTAAACGAAAGATACGTATTTACGAATGATTTTTTCCTCATTCAGGGGAATAAGCAGCTTTGGAGATTAATAAAACCATCACGTTATATGCAGAGTTATACTTCTTTTAGCAATTAGTACTATCTATTTCCATTTAACTGAAATATAAGCCTCACTTCCGTTGACTGAAGAAGGATCGGTTGAAACACTTGCAACTTGTCGGTGAAAATTGACCCAATTTATCCAATAAATATATCTACATGGGTATGACATGCAGACATTCAGTGAAGGGAATTATCGGGCTACGACAGGAGGTCATCATTTTTACCAGTAGACGTCGTGTGAAAGCAAAtttcaacaaatgtttattgGTTGTACATCTCGGCTGGCAGACGAAGTTAGGCAGCAACCTTGTTGTATAATATAAAGAGGGGATCGAGCTAGTGGTATATGGTTTATTTCAAATCGTTTGTTTAAGTAATATTGTGCAATGATTGTATacattaaattatacatgtagatatgtcataaaaggatattttaaaaaaaaatataatatcgaATTCAAAATGGTAAGATTGATTCAATTTCACaagataaaaatttgaatttataaatCATGATATAAATAAGAGGGCAATTTCTAGTTTTCcattatttgcatatttttcaTCTAATGGTTTGAAATTGATCGGTCTGTATCGCCGTCCCATACAcacaattgtacatgtatatcgtatTATATTCAAACTGTATTTTCCAACCCCAATCAATCATTACATGTATACGCTACAGACGATTTTTTCGCATATACATTTTGAATTACttctaaagttaaaaaaaaattattttttaagttcatTAAAGTAAATAGCAGAGTTTTTTTccattagaaaaaataaataaaatcatgagCAAGGACCTATACAAGAAGCTTACAAGAAAATGCA includes:
- the LOC128187564 gene encoding uncharacterized protein LOC128187564, giving the protein MKNINGLLCCFVIYCVSASAALIQRPAGCPDSLFPLNLATFDQLCLQFNFEKIDWEVARNRCLSDGGDLIQIRTGSLQSFLQQVLTKQNMEKTGFWIGASDRDLESQWEWVTGDKNMTYSKWQDGQGTKAGKHSPDSDLDDCALMRVDYDFKWYDVPCRNKYLIYSYICQFATNGSKSSAGKNNNGCTVLLTISAMAMVILHLLCQLKSNTMSWTIPIISLVNCYLKMAYLKMEAMMFICVMVWSVSPIYSAPADECPHNLGKSDLYTYGNFCLKVHYGNYDWVDARHQCQKEGGDLIQIRDSGMQQFLQRVLSGQRSEDTGFWIGASDSESESHWEWVAGDPKMTYSHWSSGQGPSWNGFLFSDGGHEDCALMKIHDGFRWHDYECSLFLYHYSFICQHDSVHLYNLYETTTEETVGPVIG